In the Pseudomonas sp. DTU_2021_1001937_2_SI_NGA_ILE_001 genome, one interval contains:
- a CDS encoding carbohydrate ABC transporter permease codes for MLTLKQSRRLQSLIIGVLAWAIAVVIFFPIFWMVLTSLKTEIDAFATPPQFIFTPTLENYLHINERSDYFAFAWNSVLISVSATLLCMLLAVPAAYSMAFFETRHTKRTLLWMLSTKMLPPVGVLVPIYLLAKQFGLLDSRLALIVIYTLINLPIVVWMIYTYFKDIPVDILEAARLDGATTWQEIVRVLLPIARGGLASTMLLSLILCWNEAFWSLNLTSSAAAPLTALVASYSSPEGLFWAKLSAVSTLACAPILIFGWISQKQLVRGLSFGAVK; via the coding sequence ATGCTGACGCTGAAACAATCCCGTCGCCTGCAGAGCCTGATCATCGGCGTCCTGGCCTGGGCCATCGCCGTGGTGATCTTCTTCCCGATCTTCTGGATGGTGCTGACCAGCCTGAAGACCGAGATCGATGCCTTCGCCACGCCGCCGCAGTTCATCTTCACCCCGACGCTGGAGAACTACCTGCACATCAACGAGCGCAGCGACTACTTCGCCTTCGCCTGGAACTCGGTGCTGATCTCGGTCTCCGCGACCCTGCTGTGCATGCTCCTGGCCGTTCCGGCGGCCTATTCCATGGCGTTCTTCGAAACGCGGCACACCAAGCGCACGCTGTTGTGGATGCTGTCGACCAAGATGCTGCCGCCGGTGGGCGTGCTGGTGCCGATCTACCTGCTGGCCAAGCAGTTCGGCCTGCTCGACTCGCGCCTGGCGCTGATCGTCATCTACACCCTGATCAACCTGCCGATCGTCGTGTGGATGATTTACACCTACTTCAAGGACATCCCCGTGGACATCCTCGAAGCGGCGCGCCTGGATGGCGCCACCACCTGGCAGGAGATCGTCCGCGTGCTGCTGCCGATCGCCCGCGGCGGCCTGGCCTCGACCATGTTGCTGTCGCTGATCCTGTGCTGGAACGAGGCCTTCTGGTCGCTCAACCTGACCAGCTCCGCCGCGGCGCCACTGACTGCCCTGGTGGCGTCCTACTCCAGCCCGGAGGGGCTGTTCTGGGCCAAGCTTTCCGCCGTCTCGACACTGGCCTGCGCGCCCATTCTGATCTTCGGCTGGATCAGCCAAAAACAACTGGTACGCGGCCTGTCCTTCGGCGCGGTGAAATAA
- a CDS encoding sugar ABC transporter substrate-binding protein, translating to MNHSIKAFAAASCLSLSVVAQGAETLTIATVNNSDMIRMQRLAKTFEEQHPDIRLKWVVLEENVLRQRLTTDIATQGGQFDVLTIGMYEAALWGEKGWLEPMKDLPADYDLDDVFPSVRQGLSAKGTLYALPFYAEASITYYRKDLFQQAGLSMPEHPTWDQIGQFAGKLHQPDKGVYGLCLRGKAGWGENMALITTLANAYGARWFNEQWQPEFTGSEWKSALNFYVDNMKKYGPPGASSNGFNENLALFNSGKCAQWVDASVAGSFVTDTSQSKVADSVGFTFAPTQVTDKGASWLYSWALAIPTSSKSKDAARTFSAWATSKAYAQLVAEKDGVANVPPGTRASTYSDAYMQAAPFAKVTLESLKKADPANPSAKPVPYVGIQLVTIPEFQAIGTSVGKLFAAALTGQMQPEQALMAAQQSTEREMKRAGYPK from the coding sequence ATGAACCACTCGATCAAAGCATTCGCAGCAGCCTCTTGCCTCTCCCTCAGCGTGGTCGCCCAGGGCGCCGAAACCCTGACCATCGCCACGGTCAACAACAGCGACATGATCCGCATGCAGCGGCTCGCCAAGACCTTCGAAGAGCAGCACCCCGATATCCGCCTGAAGTGGGTGGTACTTGAAGAGAACGTGCTGCGCCAGCGTCTGACCACAGATATCGCCACCCAGGGCGGCCAGTTCGACGTGCTGACCATCGGCATGTACGAAGCGGCGCTGTGGGGCGAAAAAGGCTGGTTGGAGCCGATGAAGGACCTGCCAGCCGACTACGACCTCGACGATGTCTTCCCGTCGGTGCGCCAGGGCCTGTCCGCCAAGGGCACGCTGTATGCGCTGCCGTTCTATGCCGAAGCCTCGATCACCTATTACCGCAAGGACCTTTTCCAGCAGGCCGGCCTGAGCATGCCTGAGCACCCGACCTGGGATCAGATAGGCCAGTTCGCCGGCAAGCTGCATCAGCCGGACAAGGGCGTGTACGGCCTGTGCCTGCGCGGCAAGGCCGGCTGGGGCGAGAACATGGCGCTGATCACCACCCTGGCCAATGCCTATGGTGCGCGCTGGTTCAACGAGCAGTGGCAGCCCGAATTCACCGGCAGCGAGTGGAAGAGCGCGCTCAACTTCTACGTCGACAATATGAAGAAGTACGGCCCGCCGGGTGCCTCCAGCAACGGCTTCAACGAAAACCTGGCGCTGTTCAACAGCGGCAAGTGCGCGCAGTGGGTCGATGCCAGCGTCGCCGGCTCGTTCGTGACCGACACCTCGCAAAGCAAGGTCGCCGACTCGGTCGGCTTCACCTTTGCCCCGACCCAGGTCACCGACAAGGGCGCTTCCTGGCTGTACTCCTGGGCGCTGGCGATTCCCACCAGTTCCAAGTCCAAGGACGCTGCCAGGACCTTCAGCGCCTGGGCCACCTCCAAGGCCTATGCGCAGCTGGTCGCCGAGAAGGATGGCGTGGCCAACGTGCCGCCAGGTACCCGCGCCTCGACCTACAGCGATGCCTACATGCAGGCCGCGCCATTCGCCAAGGTCACCCTGGAATCGCTGAAGAAGGCCGACCCGGCCAACCCGAGTGCCAAGCCGGTGCCCTATGTGGGCATTCAACTGGTGACCATCCCCGAGTTCCAGGCCATCGGCACCAGCGTCGGCAAGCTGTTCGCCGCTGCGCTGACCGGGCAGATGCAGCCTGAGCAGGCACTGATGGCCGCCCAGCAGAGCACCGAGCGAGAAATGAAGCGCGCCGGGTATCCGAAGTAG
- a CDS encoding sugar ABC transporter permease, whose amino-acid sequence MNSTAINTPAAQAGTPGGRKPRRLAPGWFLVSPSVALLLIWMIVPLGMTLYFSLIRYNLLYPGENDFVGLENFHYFVTDAAFLSGAGNTLLLVGSVLLISVVFGVLISALLEACEFFGRGIVRVLLISPFFIMPTVSALLWKNLIFHPVSGILAAVWQFFGAQPVDWLAQHPLLSIILIVSWQWLPFAILILMTAMQSLDQEQKEAARLDGAGPIAIFWHLTLPHLARPIAVVVMIETIFLLSVFAEIYTTTSGGPGYESTNLAYLIYNQALLQFDVGMASAGGLIAVVIANIAAIVLIRMIGKNLTDQQ is encoded by the coding sequence ATGAACTCTACGGCTATCAACACACCTGCTGCACAGGCCGGCACGCCCGGCGGGCGCAAGCCCCGGCGCCTGGCGCCCGGCTGGTTTCTGGTCAGCCCTTCGGTCGCCCTGCTGTTGATCTGGATGATCGTGCCGCTGGGCATGACCCTGTACTTCTCGCTGATCCGCTACAACCTGCTGTATCCCGGCGAGAACGACTTCGTCGGCCTGGAGAACTTCCACTACTTCGTCACCGACGCCGCGTTCCTCTCCGGGGCTGGCAATACGCTGTTGCTGGTCGGCAGCGTGCTGCTGATCAGCGTGGTGTTCGGCGTGCTGATTTCCGCGCTGCTGGAAGCCTGCGAGTTCTTCGGGCGCGGCATCGTGCGGGTACTGCTGATCTCGCCGTTCTTCATCATGCCCACGGTCAGCGCGCTGCTGTGGAAGAACCTGATCTTCCATCCGGTCTCGGGAATCCTCGCCGCCGTCTGGCAGTTCTTCGGTGCCCAGCCAGTGGACTGGCTGGCGCAGCATCCGTTGTTGTCGATCATCCTGATCGTGTCCTGGCAGTGGCTGCCGTTCGCCATCCTGATCCTGATGACCGCCATGCAGTCGCTGGACCAGGAGCAGAAGGAAGCTGCGCGTCTCGACGGTGCCGGTCCCATCGCCATTTTCTGGCACCTGACCCTGCCGCACCTGGCGCGGCCGATCGCCGTGGTGGTGATGATCGAGACCATCTTCCTGCTCTCGGTGTTCGCCGAGATCTACACCACCACCAGCGGCGGCCCGGGTTACGAGTCGACCAACCTGGCCTACCTGATCTACAACCAGGCCCTGCTGCAGTTCGACGTCGGCATGGCCTCGGCGGGCGGGTTGATCGCGGTGGTCATCGCCAACATCGCCGCCATCGTGCTGATCCGCATGATCGGCAAGAACCTGACCGACCAACAGTGA
- a CDS encoding AraC family transcriptional regulator yields the protein MTRTSRVADPSYELMDDHEGHSLIYRQHGFPSPLVRWHFHKEYELHLIVASSGKVFIGDYIGNFSPYTLFLTGPGLPHNWISQVEEGEVVETRDMLVNFTDEVLESGSAVFAELGGLQPLLARAQFGIEFRDPQMIREAGVLMSKIASSRGITRLGHFFILMELLAGSEDYQLLSGVTSSQLGDEQHVERINRAVDYIFQYYAQGISQEEVAAHLGMTTTYFSRFFKQATGRGFVEFVNRLRVSKSCELLSKSDKPVTDVCFESGFSNISNFNRRFQQLKGMTPSGYRKLAVQRLTERNLY from the coding sequence ATGACCCGGACATCCCGCGTAGCCGACCCGTCCTACGAACTGATGGACGACCACGAAGGCCATTCGCTGATCTACCGTCAGCATGGCTTCCCATCGCCCCTCGTACGCTGGCACTTTCACAAGGAATATGAGCTGCACCTGATCGTCGCCAGCTCCGGCAAGGTATTCATCGGCGACTACATCGGTAATTTTTCTCCCTATACCCTGTTTCTCACCGGCCCTGGCCTGCCGCACAACTGGATCAGCCAGGTGGAGGAGGGCGAGGTGGTGGAAACCCGCGACATGCTGGTCAACTTCACCGATGAGGTGCTGGAAAGCGGCAGTGCCGTGTTCGCCGAACTCGGTGGCCTGCAGCCCTTGCTGGCTCGCGCGCAGTTCGGTATCGAGTTTCGTGACCCGCAGATGATTCGCGAAGCCGGCGTGTTGATGAGCAAGATCGCCAGCAGCCGGGGCATCACTCGCCTGGGACATTTCTTCATCCTCATGGAGCTGCTCGCGGGCAGCGAGGACTACCAGTTGCTGTCGGGCGTGACCTCTTCGCAACTGGGTGACGAGCAACATGTCGAGCGTATCAACCGGGCAGTGGACTACATCTTCCAGTACTACGCGCAGGGCATCAGCCAGGAAGAAGTTGCCGCGCACCTGGGCATGACCACCACCTATTTCTCGCGCTTCTTCAAGCAGGCCACCGGGCGTGGTTTCGTCGAGTTCGTCAACCGTCTGCGGGTCAGCAAGTCCTGCGAGCTGCTGAGCAAGAGCGACAAGCCGGTGACCGACGTCTGCTTCGAGTCTGGCTTCAGCAATATCTCCAACTTCAACCGCCGCTTCCAGCAACTCAAGGGTATGACGCCGTCGGGCTATCGCAAGCTCGCGGTGCAGCGCCTCACCGAGCGAAACCTGTACTGA
- a CDS encoding sn-glycerol-3-phosphate ABC transporter ATP-binding protein UgpC, which produces MANLKIRNLQKGFDGTAIIKGVDLDIRDREFVVFVGPSGCGKSTLLRLIAGLEEVSSGRIELDGQDITDMAPARRDLAMVFQTYALYPHMTVRKNLSFALDLARVGKQEVEAKVANAARILQLEALLERKPKQLSGGQRQRVAIGRAIVRNPKIFLFDEPLSNLDAALRVQTRLELARLHKELQATMIYVTHDQVEAMTLADKVVVLNGGRVEQVGSPLELYHHPANLFVAGFLGTPKMGMLRGTLSGVEAERCQVQLDCGPRLELPLCAAGLSVGSSVTLGIRPEHLNVVSAGSGRMQVIADVSERLGSDTFCHVRCTSDEMLTVRVRGDFAPRYGDDLTLDFDLAHCHLFDADGQAVAKPLQQAA; this is translated from the coding sequence ATGGCTAATCTGAAGATTCGCAACCTGCAAAAAGGCTTCGATGGCACGGCGATCATCAAGGGCGTCGACCTGGATATCCGCGACCGTGAGTTCGTGGTCTTCGTCGGCCCGTCGGGCTGTGGCAAGTCGACCCTGCTGCGCCTGATCGCCGGGCTGGAGGAGGTCAGCAGCGGGCGTATCGAACTCGACGGTCAGGACATCACCGACATGGCCCCGGCGCGCCGCGACCTGGCCATGGTGTTCCAGACCTACGCGCTGTATCCGCACATGACCGTGCGCAAGAACCTCTCCTTCGCCCTCGACCTGGCCAGGGTGGGCAAGCAGGAGGTCGAAGCCAAGGTCGCCAACGCCGCGCGCATCCTGCAGCTGGAGGCGCTGCTGGAGCGCAAACCCAAGCAGCTCTCTGGCGGCCAGCGCCAGCGCGTGGCCATCGGCCGCGCCATCGTGCGCAACCCGAAGATCTTCCTGTTCGACGAGCCGCTGTCCAACCTCGACGCCGCCCTGCGCGTGCAGACCCGCCTGGAGCTGGCGCGGCTGCACAAGGAGCTGCAGGCCACCATGATCTACGTGACCCACGACCAGGTCGAAGCCATGACCCTGGCTGACAAGGTGGTGGTGCTCAATGGCGGGCGGGTCGAGCAGGTCGGTTCGCCGCTGGAGCTGTATCACCATCCGGCCAACCTGTTCGTCGCCGGGTTTCTCGGCACGCCGAAGATGGGCATGCTGCGCGGCACCCTGAGCGGTGTCGAGGCCGAGCGCTGCCAGGTGCAGCTGGACTGCGGCCCGCGCCTGGAGCTGCCGCTGTGCGCTGCGGGCCTCAGCGTTGGCAGCAGCGTGACCCTGGGCATACGCCCGGAACACCTCAACGTGGTCAGCGCCGGTAGCGGACGCATGCAGGTCATTGCCGATGTCAGCGAGCGCCTGGGCAGCGACACCTTCTGCCATGTGCGCTGCACCTCGGACGAGATGCTCACGGTGCGCGTGCGCGGTGACTTCGCCCCGCGTTATGGGGACGACCTGACGCTGGATTTCGACTTGGCGCACTGCCACCTCTTCGACGCCGACGGCCAAGCCGTCGCCAAACCATTGCAGCAGGCCGCCTGA